One genomic region from Microcella humidisoli encodes:
- a CDS encoding ABC transporter substrate-binding protein: protein MTLIAAVGCAPGSGSGVEEPVDGPVTLTVWDGETGGAPDVMLDTLNEEFQQEYPNITIERVSKSFEDLTATVPLSVTDPAPPDIIPVNRGWTQMGRFVEAGQLLALDEYVEQFGWDERFAPAVLREASFSADGSEFGTGSVFGLSYAGQYVGVYYNVEKLAALGAEVPSTYEEFLAIVEEASAAGEIPIQCGVREQWPSIHLMGALQSAFAPKSDVESFIYGAGTGQGSFETEETIQAAEALAEMSGNGSFADGCSGVSVDDAVSQFTSGEGVFFIQGTWFAAQIAEAMGDNVSMFLFPTVDGSEPFVQGGAGYTYGIPTNASHPDEAALYLDFITGPRAAEVLAEAGGLPLLATDVPAGSVLQQSIYDDWAALSGRDGFVPFLDYAAPPLLQSLGASTQELMAGQLTVPEYVSRIQTDYASFVPGS, encoded by the coding sequence GTGACGCTCATCGCAGCAGTGGGATGCGCTCCGGGCTCGGGTTCAGGCGTCGAGGAACCCGTCGACGGGCCAGTGACGCTGACCGTGTGGGACGGCGAGACCGGCGGCGCACCAGACGTCATGCTCGACACGCTCAACGAGGAGTTTCAGCAGGAGTACCCGAACATCACCATCGAGAGAGTCTCGAAGTCTTTCGAGGACCTCACCGCAACGGTCCCGCTCTCAGTGACCGACCCTGCGCCGCCGGACATCATTCCGGTAAACCGCGGATGGACACAAATGGGCCGATTCGTTGAGGCGGGTCAGTTGCTCGCGCTCGACGAGTACGTAGAGCAGTTCGGCTGGGACGAGCGCTTTGCGCCGGCTGTCTTGCGTGAGGCCAGCTTCAGCGCCGACGGTTCTGAGTTCGGCACCGGCAGCGTCTTCGGCCTGTCCTACGCGGGGCAGTACGTAGGCGTGTACTACAACGTAGAGAAGCTCGCCGCACTAGGCGCCGAGGTTCCCAGCACTTACGAGGAATTTCTCGCAATCGTTGAAGAAGCGAGCGCAGCAGGCGAGATCCCCATTCAGTGTGGCGTGCGTGAGCAGTGGCCGTCAATTCACTTGATGGGCGCACTGCAATCCGCGTTCGCGCCGAAATCCGACGTCGAGTCGTTCATCTACGGAGCGGGCACCGGGCAGGGAAGCTTCGAGACGGAAGAAACCATTCAAGCTGCGGAAGCTCTGGCGGAAATGTCAGGCAACGGCTCGTTCGCTGATGGTTGCTCAGGGGTCAGCGTCGACGATGCAGTCAGTCAGTTCACAAGTGGCGAGGGCGTCTTCTTCATCCAGGGCACCTGGTTTGCTGCGCAGATCGCGGAGGCGATGGGGGACAACGTCAGCATGTTCCTGTTTCCGACCGTCGATGGATCCGAACCGTTCGTCCAAGGCGGTGCGGGCTACACCTACGGCATCCCAACGAACGCCTCGCACCCCGACGAGGCCGCACTGTATCTCGACTTCATCACCGGCCCTCGGGCTGCTGAGGTGCTGGCAGAAGCAGGAGGACTGCCGCTGCTTGCAACCGATGTGCCGGCCGGGAGTGTTCTCCAGCAGTCGATCTATGACGACTGGGCGGCGCTCAGTGGTCGAGACGGCTTCGTGCCGTTCCTCGACTACGCGGCTCCGCCCCTCCTGCAGAGCCTTGGGGCCTCTACGCAGGAGCTGATGGCGGGTCAACTCACCGTCCCGGAGTATGTGTCACGCATTCAGACCGACTACGCGAGCTTTGTGCCCGGTAGCTGA
- a CDS encoding carbohydrate ABC transporter permease, producing MSTGDNVQAVRPRRSHKRWKHYLYLLPGVLLFGCFVLAPLLMTVYWSAYRWNGVGEAAWVGAENYLRILSDRSVQVAFGNAAQLLFFYCVLPLSIGLFLAVVASRSVFTGLGTVRAMIFLPQVVAVVVVAQVWALIFEPNSGTINGLLRAVGLDELARPWLGDFDFALPSVGVVATWTQYGLCMLLLLAGIQRIPQELFDAAKMDGAGFWRELSTVTFPSIRMEIAVAAVLTLITGLRNFDLVFNMTRGGPGDSTLVPALEVYRRAFVLGDVGGASALAVIITVAILALTLIVSRLFERREA from the coding sequence GTGAGCACGGGAGACAACGTGCAAGCGGTTCGGCCCCGCCGATCCCACAAGCGTTGGAAGCACTACCTGTACTTGCTGCCAGGAGTTCTCCTCTTCGGTTGCTTCGTATTGGCTCCCCTTCTGATGACCGTCTATTGGTCGGCGTACCGCTGGAACGGAGTAGGTGAAGCTGCTTGGGTAGGAGCAGAGAACTACTTGAGAATCCTCTCTGACCGAAGCGTTCAGGTCGCGTTCGGTAACGCCGCGCAATTGCTGTTCTTCTATTGCGTGCTTCCGTTGTCTATAGGGCTCTTCCTTGCCGTGGTCGCGTCGCGATCGGTGTTCACTGGACTTGGAACCGTTCGCGCGATGATATTCCTGCCGCAAGTGGTTGCGGTCGTCGTGGTCGCGCAGGTGTGGGCTCTCATCTTCGAGCCGAACTCCGGCACCATCAATGGGTTGCTTCGGGCAGTGGGGCTTGATGAACTCGCTCGTCCTTGGCTCGGCGATTTCGATTTCGCCCTGCCATCTGTAGGCGTGGTTGCGACGTGGACTCAGTACGGCCTGTGCATGCTTCTCTTGTTGGCCGGCATTCAGAGGATCCCACAGGAGCTGTTCGACGCGGCCAAGATGGATGGAGCTGGATTCTGGCGGGAACTCTCAACCGTCACTTTTCCCTCGATTCGGATGGAAATCGCTGTCGCAGCCGTACTGACCCTAATCACAGGACTACGAAACTTCGACTTGGTCTTCAACATGACTCGAGGTGGCCCAGGTGATTCGACTCTAGTCCCGGCCCTTGAGGTGTATCGGAGGGCTTTTGTTCTCGGAGACGTTGGCGGCGCTTCAGCTCTAGCCGTGATCATCACCGTGGCCATCCTCGCCTTGACCCTGATCGTCAGTCGACTGTTTGAGAGGCGCGAGGCATGA
- a CDS encoding carbohydrate ABC transporter permease, producing MIGKLERATGVAILVLAGISGVAPIAIALLFALRDPGSLGGSIELSGGLRWDNFARAWDLGGFGQSLLNSFVIVAIVVPLAATVSILNGYALGSLRVPGERWIFMGFLLGLMMPLEALVIPLFYTMRDLGLTNTWWSVALPLAALHLAFGTFWMRAALRSLPAGLVEAATMDGASSWQILWKVLVPSVRPAIVVLVLLMFMWTWNDFLLALVMLSSPSIRTAPLSLTQFQGQFSADFTLIAAGSILVALPVVALYAFLQREFIRGMLSGAIKE from the coding sequence ATGATCGGCAAGCTCGAGCGAGCTACCGGCGTTGCGATTCTCGTACTGGCCGGAATTTCTGGAGTGGCTCCAATTGCAATTGCGCTGCTTTTCGCATTGCGCGACCCGGGTTCGCTGGGTGGAAGCATCGAGTTAAGCGGCGGCTTGCGATGGGACAACTTTGCCCGCGCCTGGGATCTGGGCGGATTCGGCCAGTCGCTCCTCAACAGCTTCGTGATCGTTGCGATCGTGGTGCCCCTTGCCGCCACCGTTTCGATCTTGAACGGCTATGCCCTGGGCTCATTGCGTGTGCCCGGCGAGCGCTGGATCTTCATGGGCTTCTTGCTGGGCCTGATGATGCCGCTGGAGGCCCTGGTCATTCCTCTCTTCTACACAATGCGAGACCTAGGTCTAACGAACACGTGGTGGTCAGTCGCGTTGCCTCTCGCTGCTCTACACCTTGCGTTTGGAACGTTCTGGATGCGCGCCGCTTTGCGGTCACTGCCCGCCGGACTCGTGGAAGCAGCCACCATGGACGGGGCTTCCTCCTGGCAGATCCTGTGGAAAGTGCTTGTACCGAGCGTGCGGCCTGCGATCGTAGTTCTAGTCCTTCTGATGTTCATGTGGACGTGGAACGACTTCTTGCTGGCCTTGGTCATGTTGTCATCGCCCTCGATTCGCACCGCGCCTCTCTCCCTCACTCAGTTCCAGGGACAGTTCAGCGCGGACTTCACTCTCATCGCCGCAGGATCGATTTTGGTTGCCCTACCCGTCGTCGCGCTCTACGCGTTTCTGCAGCGCGAGTTCATCAGAGGAATGCTTTCAGGAGCGATTAAGGAGTAG
- a CDS encoding family 4 glycosyl hydrolase, which yields MEPQNRPPIVMVVGVGSVIFGLAFLQDYFRLAAMRGSTLWLVDSNQEALDRMTRLAMSLSDVSGLGVNVRSRSQAGEVEDQVDFVVVSVAVDRDRRWQADHRRALEFGFESVLGENAGPGGLSHTLRAVPLVLDVVDEVSAHSPDAVFLNYTNPENRVCLALKRYTSVRAIGLCHGVAESRSWIADFLEMDPERVQLKVGGVNHLTWLMDINVDGVSRLDSFEFKLSHVVPDQWRFCKQVWQETGSFPLPDDRHVGEFFANAAALIGTSGYDFVAFAQKRVSVVSEIERASASAEAAIALLSQPSYEGQHGQSSPDLIAALHQGAALQRPSFILPNDGYIANLPKEAIVEVPGQVVERVASGTEVGDLPERAASICRRELEIQDLAVEAAVHGNREFAMEALMLDPVVSDTSHLSRYLDSVLADNADLLERFN from the coding sequence ATGGAACCCCAGAATCGGCCGCCGATCGTGATGGTCGTGGGCGTCGGAAGCGTCATCTTCGGTTTGGCTTTCCTACAGGACTACTTCCGCCTAGCAGCAATGCGTGGCTCGACGCTCTGGCTGGTCGACAGCAATCAGGAAGCTCTGGATCGAATGACCAGACTCGCCATGAGCCTGAGCGACGTGAGTGGGCTGGGCGTCAACGTGCGTTCCAGAAGTCAGGCCGGCGAGGTCGAAGATCAAGTCGACTTCGTGGTCGTTTCGGTGGCCGTCGACCGAGACCGTCGTTGGCAGGCTGATCACCGAAGAGCTCTTGAATTCGGCTTTGAAAGCGTCCTCGGAGAGAACGCTGGTCCAGGGGGTCTGTCGCACACGCTTCGCGCAGTGCCCTTGGTGCTCGATGTGGTTGACGAGGTGAGTGCACACTCCCCGGATGCGGTGTTTCTCAACTATACGAACCCCGAGAACCGCGTGTGCCTGGCCCTGAAGCGATATACCTCGGTGCGGGCAATCGGCCTTTGTCATGGAGTCGCGGAGTCGAGATCTTGGATTGCCGACTTCCTTGAAATGGACCCCGAGCGCGTTCAGCTAAAGGTCGGCGGAGTGAACCACCTGACTTGGCTCATGGATATCAACGTCGACGGAGTTTCACGCCTGGACTCGTTCGAGTTCAAGCTGAGTCACGTGGTGCCCGATCAATGGCGATTCTGTAAGCAGGTGTGGCAAGAAACCGGTTCCTTTCCGCTCCCAGACGATCGCCACGTTGGAGAGTTCTTCGCGAACGCGGCCGCACTCATCGGCACTTCCGGCTATGACTTTGTTGCATTCGCACAGAAACGAGTCTCAGTTGTCAGCGAAATAGAGCGGGCCAGCGCTTCTGCAGAAGCTGCCATCGCTCTGTTGAGCCAGCCCTCGTACGAAGGCCAGCACGGGCAATCTTCCCCAGACCTCATCGCGGCACTCCATCAAGGCGCCGCCTTGCAACGCCCCTCCTTCATCCTCCCGAATGACGGGTACATAGCGAACCTTCCGAAAGAGGCGATCGTAGAAGTCCCAGGCCAGGTCGTTGAGCGAGTGGCTTCGGGAACTGAAGTCGGCGATCTGCCAGAGAGGGCTGCTTCCATTTGTCGCCGCGAACTCGAGATCCAGGACTTGGCAGTTGAAGCCGCAGTCCACGGCAACAGAGAGTTCGCGATGGAAGCCCTGATGCTTGATCCCGTCGTAAGCGATACTTCCCATCTCAGCCGGTACCTGGATTCCGTGCTTGCGGACAATGCCGATCTGCTTGAAAGGTTCAATTGA
- a CDS encoding SDR family NAD(P)-dependent oxidoreductase produces MGRELNRTQGIPEVCVVTGAASGIGRACVEQLAFEARTVLAVDVVPMGQGSRPPGPNVHECIADLLDPASPGVIVAAAKAIGCPSILVHCAGITRHNDIEKLTNSDWEDVFRVNLFSAAGLIRAYVPEASGARNPSITLIGSVHAKASSGGAAAYAASKGALAAMTRSLAVELGGRGIRVNSVHPGAIDTPFLRSSARIARPNDVEGQVRDWAEAQPLGRLGTADDVAKVVRFLVSSEASFMTGAEVVVDGGLLATL; encoded by the coding sequence ATGGGTCGAGAGTTGAATCGCACACAGGGAATCCCCGAGGTCTGTGTGGTGACAGGAGCAGCGTCGGGAATCGGGCGCGCCTGTGTCGAGCAGTTGGCCTTCGAAGCGCGCACAGTCCTGGCGGTCGATGTAGTCCCGATGGGACAAGGAAGCCGCCCGCCAGGCCCCAACGTTCACGAGTGCATTGCAGATCTACTGGACCCGGCTAGTCCGGGAGTGATTGTGGCCGCCGCAAAGGCGATCGGTTGCCCGTCGATCCTTGTGCATTGTGCTGGCATCACCCGGCACAACGACATAGAGAAGCTCACGAATTCCGACTGGGAAGACGTCTTCCGTGTGAACCTCTTCAGCGCGGCGGGGCTCATTCGAGCGTACGTCCCGGAGGCCTCTGGTGCACGAAATCCGTCAATCACACTCATCGGGTCAGTCCACGCGAAAGCGAGTTCGGGCGGTGCTGCCGCGTATGCGGCAAGCAAGGGCGCTCTTGCAGCGATGACGAGATCCCTTGCGGTCGAGCTCGGAGGAAGGGGCATCCGAGTCAACTCAGTCCACCCCGGCGCGATCGACACTCCGTTTCTCAGGAGCTCAGCGAGAATCGCACGACCCAACGATGTGGAAGGCCAAGTGCGTGACTGGGCAGAGGCCCAACCACTTGGACGGCTGGGTACCGCGGATGACGTGGCCAAGGTTGTCAGGTTCCTTGTGAGTTCCGAAGCCAGCTTCATGACGGGCGCCGAAGTGGTTGTCGATGGAGGCTTACTCGCAACGCTCTAG
- a CDS encoding site-specific integrase: MRDSGATSAAREAALLRAILSTAVEDGIIERNPVDSKLSRSTSRRSHRPPTLAELAVLVEEVGAFAPQLELAVLLAAYGGLRISEWRALRRRDISFDGDRATIYISRQAQWIPGEGWTVGPPKSAEGVRAVPLPSSLTAQVRSHLSAHVGPFPESLLFEPAGRSTFLHDSQFNLHWNRAREVAGVRIMEGGRWVSAVREHDLRHFHLSFYAASGATLAELKARAGHSTTQAAMVYQHAVVDRGAELADAMPSLPLTPPRAARIGHH; encoded by the coding sequence ATGCGCGACAGTGGCGCCACCTCGGCGGCGCGAGAAGCGGCTCTGCTTCGCGCCATCCTCTCAACCGCGGTAGAGGACGGGATCATCGAGCGGAACCCTGTCGACTCCAAGTTGAGCCGGTCTACGAGCCGTCGTTCTCATCGCCCACCTACGCTCGCAGAGCTCGCAGTACTCGTCGAAGAAGTTGGCGCCTTTGCGCCGCAGCTCGAACTCGCAGTGCTACTGGCAGCGTATGGTGGGCTCCGCATCTCGGAGTGGCGAGCGCTTCGACGACGCGACATCAGCTTCGACGGCGATCGGGCAACGATCTACATCTCTCGACAGGCCCAATGGATCCCAGGGGAGGGGTGGACGGTCGGTCCTCCGAAGTCCGCTGAAGGAGTGCGCGCTGTTCCGCTCCCGTCTTCGCTCACCGCTCAGGTTCGTAGCCACCTGTCTGCGCACGTCGGCCCGTTCCCCGAGTCCCTCCTGTTCGAGCCCGCGGGCCGATCAACCTTCCTGCACGACTCCCAATTCAACCTGCATTGGAATCGTGCCCGTGAAGTCGCCGGCGTTCGAATAATGGAAGGGGGCCGTTGGGTGAGTGCAGTCCGTGAACATGACCTCCGGCACTTTCACCTTTCCTTCTATGCGGCATCCGGCGCCACGCTCGCTGAGCTGAAGGCCCGCGCCGGACACTCGACTACGCAGGCTGCAATGGTCTACCAGCACGCGGTAGTCGATCGTGGGGCAGAGCTTGCGGACGCGATGCCCTCTTTACCTCTAACCCCTCCTCGGGCGGCACGAATCGGGCATCATTGA
- a CDS encoding glycosyltransferase family 4 protein: MRIAVVTESFLPQVNGVTTSVLRVLETLRQRGHEAIVIAPTTPSPRHLGFAVHRVPSIPIKQFPVAMPSRAVIDAIDDFAPDVMHVAAPFLLGRQAILHGARTGIPTVAIYQTDVAGYLQRYGAGFARPALDRLVLAIHEPATLTLAPTPTAATALRELGVPRVGVWGRGVDSELFHPRRRTSPGAAALRARAAPDGELLIGYVGRLAPEKQVGRLSELLRMPRTRFLVVGDGPDRARLAAELPADRVTFTGRLEALELAEAYAALDVFVHFGTEETFGQTIQEAQAAGLPVIAPAMGGPVHLIEQGRTGVLVDPAAPGAFRAAAGALAADPARRAAMGEAARRSVVGRSWQANNALLLDAYRDAQSVARMPAVAL, translated from the coding sequence GTGCGCATCGCGGTCGTCACCGAATCGTTCCTCCCGCAGGTCAACGGCGTCACGACGTCGGTGCTGCGGGTGCTCGAGACCCTGCGGCAGCGCGGGCACGAGGCCATCGTCATCGCGCCGACGACGCCGAGCCCGCGGCACCTCGGCTTCGCCGTGCACCGCGTGCCGAGCATCCCGATCAAGCAGTTTCCCGTGGCGATGCCGTCGCGCGCGGTGATCGACGCGATCGACGACTTCGCCCCCGATGTCATGCACGTCGCGGCGCCCTTCCTGCTCGGGCGGCAGGCGATTCTGCACGGCGCTCGCACGGGCATCCCCACTGTCGCGATCTACCAGACCGACGTCGCCGGCTACCTGCAGCGCTACGGCGCCGGGTTCGCCCGCCCCGCCCTCGACCGGCTCGTGCTCGCCATCCACGAACCCGCGACGCTCACCCTCGCGCCGACGCCCACTGCCGCCACCGCGCTGCGCGAGCTGGGTGTGCCCCGCGTCGGCGTGTGGGGCCGCGGGGTCGACAGCGAGCTCTTCCACCCGCGGCGGCGCACGAGCCCGGGTGCCGCGGCCCTGCGGGCGCGTGCGGCTCCGGACGGCGAGCTGCTGATCGGCTACGTGGGGCGCCTCGCCCCCGAGAAGCAGGTGGGTCGGCTGAGCGAGCTGCTGCGGATGCCCCGCACCCGCTTCCTCGTCGTCGGCGACGGCCCCGACCGCGCGCGCCTCGCCGCCGAGCTTCCGGCGGATCGCGTGACCTTCACCGGCCGCCTCGAGGCCCTGGAGCTGGCTGAGGCCTACGCCGCGCTCGATGTCTTCGTGCACTTCGGCACGGAGGAGACCTTCGGGCAGACCATTCAAGAGGCCCAGGCCGCGGGCCTGCCCGTCATCGCGCCCGCCATGGGCGGCCCTGTGCACCTCATCGAGCAGGGCCGCACGGGGGTGCTCGTCGACCCTGCGGCGCCGGGGGCGTTCCGGGCGGCCGCGGGGGCGCTCGCCGCGGATCCGGCCCGCCGTGCGGCCATGGGTGAAGCAGCACGGCGATCGGTCGTCGGCCGCTCGTGGCAGGCCAACAACGCTCTGCTGCTCGACGCCTACCGCGACGCGCAGAGCGTGGCGCGCATGCCGGCGGTGGCGCTCTGA
- a CDS encoding DedA family protein: MTLIIFVETAFLATSFLPGDSLLFITGLTVATLPSIIPAWLAFVLVLAAAIGGTQVGYEIGRAVGPPLLRRRRWPLTDTVVARTTAVFERLGARAIIIGRFIPILRALVPVLAGITGMPRRRFVMLNIIGALAWIGVFMLGGFLLGQVPLVKQNLELAVIIVVVVSSLPLPFELWRDARRRRAEAARAAALGDDEASPAR, from the coding sequence GTGACGCTCATCATCTTCGTCGAGACGGCGTTCCTCGCCACCTCCTTCCTGCCGGGCGACTCGCTGCTGTTCATCACGGGGCTCACGGTCGCGACCCTGCCGTCGATCATCCCCGCCTGGCTCGCCTTCGTGCTCGTGCTCGCGGCGGCGATCGGCGGCACGCAGGTCGGGTACGAGATCGGCCGCGCGGTGGGGCCGCCGCTGCTGCGCCGTCGTCGGTGGCCGCTCACCGACACCGTTGTCGCCCGCACGACCGCGGTCTTCGAGCGGCTCGGTGCCCGCGCCATCATCATCGGGCGCTTCATCCCGATTCTGCGCGCGCTCGTCCCCGTGCTCGCGGGCATCACGGGCATGCCGCGCCGGCGCTTCGTGATGCTCAACATCATCGGCGCGCTCGCGTGGATCGGCGTCTTCATGCTCGGCGGGTTCCTGCTCGGGCAGGTGCCGCTCGTCAAGCAGAACCTCGAGCTCGCGGTCATCATCGTCGTTGTCGTCTCATCGCTGCCCTTGCCGTTCGAGCTGTGGCGCGACGCGCGCCGCCGCCGCGCCGAAGCAGCGCGCGCGGCCGCCCTCGGCGACGACGAGGCCTCGCCCGCCCGATAG
- a CDS encoding pseudouridine-5'-phosphate glycosidase: MNPALHLSDEVAEALFAGRPVVALESTIISHGLPRPRNHAAAIEFEELLRSTGVTPATIAVLDGVPRIGLDAEGVRRIAEEDLAKASVRDLPILAARGASGATTVAATAHLAAKAGIRVFATGGLGGVHRGASETFDESADLSTLAVTPITVVSAGVKSVLDIAATLERLETYSVPVVGLGTTVFPSFWLRESAFTLDWAVDTAEQVADVMAAHDALGHTQGIVVANPIPADQAWDREEHDRVLSTAIGEAEAQGIRGKAVTPFLLGRIVELSDGRSLEVNLDLARNNVRVAGRIAAAWAARG; the protein is encoded by the coding sequence GTGAATCCTGCTCTGCACCTCTCCGACGAGGTGGCCGAGGCGCTCTTCGCCGGCCGGCCCGTCGTCGCCCTCGAATCCACGATCATCAGTCACGGCCTGCCGCGGCCGCGCAATCACGCCGCCGCGATCGAGTTCGAAGAGCTGCTGCGCAGCACCGGCGTGACGCCGGCGACGATCGCCGTGCTCGACGGCGTGCCGCGCATCGGCCTCGACGCCGAGGGCGTGCGCCGCATCGCCGAGGAGGACCTCGCGAAGGCGAGCGTTCGCGACCTGCCCATCCTGGCGGCGCGCGGTGCGAGCGGCGCCACGACGGTCGCCGCGACCGCACACCTCGCGGCGAAGGCCGGCATCCGCGTCTTCGCGACGGGCGGCCTCGGCGGCGTGCACCGCGGTGCGAGCGAGACCTTCGACGAGTCGGCCGATCTCTCGACCCTCGCCGTCACACCCATCACCGTCGTCTCGGCCGGGGTCAAGAGCGTGCTCGACATCGCGGCGACGCTCGAGCGCCTCGAGACCTACTCGGTGCCCGTCGTCGGTTTGGGAACGACCGTCTTCCCGAGCTTCTGGCTGCGCGAGAGCGCCTTCACGCTCGACTGGGCCGTCGACACCGCCGAGCAGGTGGCCGACGTTATGGCCGCGCACGATGCGCTCGGGCACACGCAGGGCATCGTCGTCGCCAACCCTATCCCCGCCGATCAGGCGTGGGATCGCGAGGAGCACGACCGCGTGCTCAGCACCGCGATCGGCGAGGCCGAGGCGCAGGGCATCCGCGGCAAGGCGGTCACGCCCTTCCTGCTCGGCCGCATCGTCGAGCTCAGCGACGGCCGCAGCCTCGAGGTCAACCTCGACCTCGCGCGCAACAACGTGCGCGTCGCGGGCCGCATCGCCGCGGCCTGGGCCGCGCGGGGCTGA
- a CDS encoding carbohydrate kinase family protein produces MPGRRALVVGDVIDDIIVVPRGPIRTDTDTSASITRHPGGSACNTAAWLGWLGAPVDLVGRVGSGDAERHASALRASGVDAHLGEDATLPTGTIVIVVDGETRTMLTDRGANATLPPTAVTDALLAEAAVLHLTGYSLFDAFSLDDLAALVERAHAHGVIVTFDPGSTGFIADYGLERFRTALDGVDVLLPNLDEGRMLSGEHERAEVADALLRHCPAVVITGGASSVLVARRGEPPVEVAVQPRAAVDPTGAGDAFTAGLIAALVAGDDLVAAAHEGVRIAGMAVMQPGGRPTDGR; encoded by the coding sequence GTGCCGGGCCGCCGGGCTCTCGTCGTCGGCGATGTGATCGACGACATCATCGTCGTGCCGCGCGGTCCCATCCGCACCGACACCGACACGAGCGCGAGCATCACGCGTCACCCCGGCGGATCCGCCTGCAATACCGCGGCCTGGCTCGGCTGGCTCGGTGCACCGGTCGACCTCGTGGGGCGCGTGGGGTCGGGGGACGCTGAGCGGCACGCGAGCGCGCTGCGGGCATCCGGCGTCGACGCGCACCTCGGCGAAGACGCGACGCTGCCCACGGGCACGATCGTCATCGTCGTCGATGGCGAGACCCGCACGATGCTGACCGATCGCGGCGCGAACGCGACACTGCCGCCAACGGCGGTGACGGATGCCCTGCTCGCCGAGGCGGCCGTGCTGCACCTGACCGGCTACAGCCTGTTCGACGCGTTCTCCCTCGACGACCTCGCCGCCCTCGTCGAGCGCGCGCACGCGCACGGGGTGATCGTCACGTTCGATCCCGGTTCGACCGGCTTCATCGCCGACTACGGCCTCGAGCGCTTCCGCACGGCCCTCGACGGGGTCGACGTGCTGCTGCCCAACCTCGACGAGGGTCGGATGCTCTCGGGCGAGCACGAGCGGGCCGAGGTCGCTGACGCGCTGCTGCGGCACTGCCCGGCCGTCGTCATTACCGGTGGAGCCAGCTCGGTGCTCGTTGCGCGCCGGGGCGAGCCTCCCGTCGAGGTCGCGGTGCAGCCTCGCGCCGCGGTCGATCCGACGGGAGCGGGGGACGCCTTCACGGCGGGACTCATCGCCGCGCTCGTCGCGGGGGACGACCTCGTCGCTGCCGCGCACGAGGGGGTGCGCATCGCCGGGATGGCCGTGATGCAGCCGGGCGGGCGCCCGACCGACGGCCGCTGA